Proteins from one Acidimicrobiia bacterium genomic window:
- a CDS encoding NADH-quinone oxidoreductase subunit J, translating to MIETILFFVFGAFALTGALGVVLARNPVHSALFLVQTLVSIAVYFVLEDAQLVAAVQVIVYAGAIVVLFLFVIMLLGVDRVENLQHEPIPYQRPIAILLSVAALVMVLVLAGGTWATGAHTSRGVPVNGGASNLGGNVNRVARVLFTDFLWPFELTAVLLVIAVVGGVALARRSSHRPPPIEAPADETEEVPAR from the coding sequence GTGATCGAGACGATCCTCTTCTTCGTCTTCGGCGCGTTCGCGCTCACGGGCGCGCTCGGTGTCGTGCTCGCCCGCAACCCGGTGCACAGCGCGCTGTTCCTCGTGCAGACCCTCGTCAGCATCGCGGTCTACTTCGTGCTCGAGGACGCGCAGCTCGTCGCGGCGGTGCAGGTGATCGTCTACGCGGGCGCGATCGTCGTGCTGTTCCTGTTCGTGATCATGTTGCTCGGTGTCGACCGCGTCGAGAACCTGCAGCACGAGCCGATCCCGTACCAGCGGCCAATCGCGATCCTGCTGTCCGTCGCGGCACTCGTGATGGTGCTGGTCCTCGCGGGCGGCACGTGGGCGACGGGCGCGCACACGTCGCGCGGCGTCCCGGTCAACGGTGGCGCGTCGAACCTCGGCGGCAACGTCAACCGCGTGGCGCGCGTCCTGTTCACCGACTTCCTCTGGCCCTTCGAGCTCACGGCCGTGCTGCTCGTCATCGCGGTCGTCGGTGGCGTCGCGCTCGCCCGCCGGAGCAGCCACCGCCCGCCGCCGATCGAGGCGCCCGCCGACGAGACCGAGGAGGTTCCGGCGCGATGA
- the nuoI gene encoding NADH-quinone oxidoreductase subunit NuoI: MGLAKGFGVTLRQMFRPRVTERFPAETRPKPSRMHGRHVLNRYEDGMEKCIGCELCAGICPAKCIYVRGADNPPDAPVSPGERYGFVYEINYLRCIHCDMCVEACPTEAITETKLFEFSFTNRSDAIYTKNELLVGDDGRARKQPWELWLGDYEAHTSEWMRATSPSGSAVYEGRVSWSGELGWGVKAPEVGQSKALDERAIDRPPPAEPVADVDEEHGGDVARDGEVRDA; encoded by the coding sequence ATGGGGCTCGCGAAGGGGTTCGGCGTCACGCTGCGCCAGATGTTCCGCCCGCGCGTCACCGAGCGGTTCCCCGCCGAGACGCGCCCGAAGCCGTCCCGCATGCACGGCCGGCACGTCCTTAACCGCTACGAGGACGGCATGGAGAAGTGCATCGGCTGCGAGCTGTGCGCGGGGATCTGTCCGGCCAAGTGCATCTACGTCCGTGGTGCCGACAACCCGCCCGACGCGCCCGTCTCGCCGGGTGAGCGGTACGGGTTCGTCTACGAGATCAACTACCTGCGGTGCATCCACTGCGACATGTGCGTCGAGGCCTGCCCAACCGAGGCGATCACCGAGACGAAGCTGTTCGAGTTCTCGTTCACGAACCGGTCCGACGCGATCTACACGAAGAACGAGCTCCTCGTGGGCGACGACGGCCGCGCGCGCAAGCAGCCGTGGGAGCTGTGGCTCGGCGACTACGAGGCCCACACGAGCGAGTGGATGCGCGCGACCTCGCCGTCCGGCTCGGCCGTGTACGAGGGTCGCGTCTCGTGGTCGGGCGAGCTCGGCTGGGGTGTCAAGGCGCCCGAGGTCGGTCAGTCGAAGGCGCTGGACGAGCGCGCGATCGACCGGCCGCCGCCCGCGGAACCCGTCGCCGACGTCGACGAGGAGCACGGCGGCGACGTCGCACGCGACGGCGAGGTGCGGGACGCGTGA
- the nuoK gene encoding NADH-quinone oxidoreductase subunit NuoK codes for MTVTGNYYLVLAALLFTIGAVGLLLRRNVLVMFMCIELMLNAANLTFVTFARMLNDIGGQVLVFFTLVVAAAEVAVGLAIIVAIFRRRQGATADDIDLLKG; via the coding sequence ATGACCGTGACGGGCAACTACTACCTCGTGCTCGCCGCGCTGCTCTTCACCATCGGCGCGGTCGGTCTGCTGCTGCGCCGCAACGTCCTCGTGATGTTCATGTGCATCGAGCTGATGCTGAACGCCGCCAACCTGACGTTCGTGACCTTCGCGCGGATGCTCAACGACATCGGCGGACAGGTCCTCGTCTTCTTCACGCTGGTCGTCGCAGCCGCGGAGGTCGCGGTCGGACTGGCGATCATCGTCGCGATCTTCCGGCGCCGGCAGGGCGCGACGGCCGACGACATCGATCTCCTGAAGGGCTGA